The nucleotide sequence AGACAATCAATTAGGATTCGAGTAATGTTCGATGATCATTCGGTACTCAGCCAAACACAACAAGCCACAGCTGGCTTCTAATCGAACCGAACAAACATCTCAAAATATCTGACGTCAGCAATCGTCTTCTCCACGTATTCAGCCTTTGCAGTTCGTGCCCTAATGGCATCCTTCTATTCGTAATTACTCTTATATCCACCTCAATCTGTCAATTATTATACAAACAAATAGAAAACCCCTGAAATTATCCTGTAAATAACATATCAATCTTATTCTTTGTAATGTGGAAGCTGAAGCTGCAATTATTGGTTTAAGATTGATTGACTTTCAGTTTATAGGTCATTTGTAATGGAGATATTGAagtgacacacacacacacacacacacacacacacacacacacatatttatacatacatacatacatacatacatacatacatacatacatacatacatacgtggAACTATCTAGAGTAATAACCCAATGTATATGAATGAAACATAAGTTATACAGAGATAACTGGCTCTAGTGTTCATTAGTTTCAAATGCTGTCTAGAGTAATTTGAGGGAACATGGAACTATCTTTTGTTGACAAGTTAATTTGTTATTGTGAGGAAAAGACCTCATATTGATTGATGGTAaagattctgatttttttttttttttttttttttttttttttttttttgtaagtgaggaaaccctcatatgaacgagcaaattggctccctcatagaaggtaaaacctcgggtaatcaagcctcccgaGCGCGAGATCTGGTACCGGGTgatttgcgcattatgcgcactctCTAGTCACActtcctttttgaacaatttggcatagtcagagattgaacccgggtggtgtgtttcattgggcaactcggtggccaatTCTGATTTTGATCTGGAGTCTGATGATCTAGTGACTCTACTTAATGCAGATGGCAGGCTTTTTCTTACCACCATCTGAGTCAACTCAACTTCTAAATGACAATGATATTATTTGGTCAGTGATGCAGGTGCAGCTGATCGCCACTATGGTCAGATTTACAGGAGAAGGAATAAGCAGATGCGGAATGGGTCAGCTGTTAATGGGCTGCAAAGTGATTGGGCTCAATGGGTTTTCTGATCCAGTATTAATTGGCAGCAGAGATCTAGAAAGTCATGGCTGGAAAGTGGAAGAGCTAGAGTCCTAGTTATTTATGATATGTTAATTTAATAGGACCCTTTCCAGCTAGTATAAAAAGAACACAAAGGTTATTTTTTCTTTGGCAGTTTTTTTTGATGTATCAGACTTTTTACTCAGTTTAATAAAAGAAGCCTTGAGCTTTTTGTGTTTACAGTGAGTTCTCATTCAATTcttcttgtttttctttttatgttcaATTAGGCCATCAGGTCCTGCACTATTTGGTATCAGATTCAGAGATGGTGGAACATAATTTTCGTGGGGGTTTCGGTAGAGGAGGTAACCACAGATTCGCTGGACGTGGTGGTCACATCGATCCTTATGCCGAAATTGAACGATTACAGAGAAGAATTGCTGAATTGGAATTCAACCGTGACCATGATTTTGACGAAAGTGATTCTGATCAGCTCAGTGATACGACTGATACGAATCCTTTCGCCCCTAGAGGTCCTCGTTGGGAACACAAAGACGATCCGTTGCGTGGTCTAGGGATGAAATTGGAGATTCCTGAGTTTACCGGATCTATGCATCCGGATGATTTCCTAGATTGGATTAGCACGGTGGAGCGTATCTTTGATCTCAAAGACATCCCCGACAACCTCAAGGTGAAATTAGTCGCCATAAAGTTGCGCAAGCACGCATCTTTATGGTGGGAACACGTGAAGAAAGATAGGGCTGCTGCCCGAAAATCCAAAGTAAACACGTGGGAAAAGATGAAAAAATTATTACAACGAAAATTCTTGCCTGTAACTTTTCGGCAGGAGGCGTTCGTTGACTATCAAAATTTTCAACAACGTTCACTAGGTATGGAGGAAACTATTCAAGAATTTGAGAAGTTGCGTATGAGATGCGGTGCAAAAGAGGAAGAGGAGAAGGTCATCGCTCGATTCTTGAACATTATTAAACCGGAAGTTTCTGATGTTGTTAGTCTACAACAGTATAATTCATTTTCGGAGGTGTGTCGTCTTGCGTTACAAGTAGAGAAGCAACAAAAGAAGGCTAAAAGCAAGCAACAATTTTCTCGTTCTCAACCTGTTACTCCTGCAAAATTCGTACAACCAACAGAAAAGGGTAAAAACGAACAGCGCACTTCCACGAACCAAGGGAACAGTAGTCGAGTACCAAAATGTTATAAGTGTGGCGGTACTGGGCATTACCTTCGTGACTGTCCAAACAGCAGGACTGTCACAATTAAAGAAGAAGACTATGGGCCAATATATGATAGTGAACATGATGCTGAACAGGGAGTCTACCTCACGGATGATAACGATGAGATTGTGTACGCAGATGAGGGTGAAGCACTTGTCATTCATCGTGCACTTAATGCAACAGTGGACTCAACTGATGACAATTCATGGCTCCGTAATAACATTTTTCGTACCAAGGTAACGTCTAACGGCAAAGTTTGTTCGATGATAATAGATGGTGGAAGTTGCGAGAATGTCGTGTCTATCGAGATGGTGGAGAAACTTGGCCTCAAAACCGAAGATCACCCGGAACCTTACAAGTTGACATGGCTTAAACGAGGTAATCATGTCAAAGTCAATAAACGTTGTTTGGTTAATTTTTCGATTGGGAAAAAATATAGTGATGAAGTGTGGTGCGAGGTCATCCCTATGGACGTATGCCACTTGTTGTTGGGGCGTCCATGGCAATTCGATAGGAAGACCCGACATGACGGCTTTCGCAACACGTATAGCTTCATAAAAGATGGTGTGAGTATTACACTTGCGCCTTTGGATACTCGCAAAAAGTCATCAGTTGATCCTAATATGTTTCTGAGTCGAGCTGAAATTAGGCAGGAGGCCAAAACAACCAATCTGATGTATGCTTTGGTCATGGCAGAAGGTAATCAGGAGGTAACAGAAGTGCCAAGTCAAATGCAACCCTTACTAACTGAGTTCAGGGATATATTACCGGATGAAATACCACCCGGATTACCTTTAATGCGTGATGTCCAACATTGCATCGATTTCGTACCCGgttcaactgaaaggacccgttcatatacattataaacgattcacaatagttgattacattgcgaggtatttgacctctatatgatacattttacaaacattgcattcgtttttaaaagacaaactttctttacatcgaaaattgacaggcatgcatatcatttcataatatctactatccaactataaattgatttaataataatatttgatgaactcaatgactcgaatgcaacgttcttcgaaatatgctatgaaagactccaagtaatatctttaaaatgagcaaatgcacagcggaagatttctttaacacctgagaataaacatgctttaaagtgtcaaccaaaaggttggtgagttcattagtttatcataatcatttatttccatcattttaatagaccacaagaatttcatttccagttctcataaatatacgtcccatgcatagagacaaaaataatcattcatatggtgaacacctggtaaccgacattaactagatacatataagaatatcccctatcattccgggatcctccttcggacatgatataaattttgaagtactaaagtatccggtactttggatggggtttgttaggcccaatatgtagcgaccccgacaaatcgtcaagtgacggcgtcggctacgtgggtcccattacctgattataagtctttaagataacgtttgaccaaaatatgtcgccttcatttcaaaataaagattgtttcaaagtttacaaggattgttcaaccaaaagttaagttacaacgttataagtacgattgaaatctaggcgacacggtttaaagtaaagtcaaaagacgctccatgaaatgcatgtatactcgacatcggatgcaagtatcaaatagtaagcggaagcatgtttcacatatcgtgcatgacctgagaaaaacatagaaatctgtcaacgaaaacgttggtgaaatcataggtttaagtaagtaagtacaagtgaaccacaagatttgcatcaatgaaataatagtaatacattccaaaagtttgtttcacgagcacccaattatcaaagcttaacattccttccattgtataccccatcacttagtgctagaacaaacactgattctcgaaaatatatttcatccgtagacggtagcgaaccgtcaaggatgagggctgtcaaacccatatggccatataacataagttctcgcttacacccggcaagtgtaactaatgataatcgaattgaggattttgttctaaactcgtatgtagaatgtttgttttcccgttcttgtgttcacttagttcaaaagaatcgtttatgttttctcatcccaatataagttcaaaaagagtaaaagtgggactatgatctcacctcgagtgcacgagtataaaagtacttcaacaagtaaacgtgtgcatgaaagttgcttagccttgacctaaacaagtaagttatatcaattaaccggttacgacacaaggtcgggtgaaatgtgttcaattagtcctatggctcgacacgactcgattatgtagcatgtgaagcaaattgtcaagtttcatgcaagatataagtataaaagcatgttaggaagattgcattaaaagtttggttaagtttgactaaaagtcaaacttggtcaaagtcaacgaaaaaaagtcaacgcgttcgggttcggtcccgaactatttttctgaggtttttactcatatataagcatattagaacaagtttcatgtgaatcggaggtcgatagctagtcaaacatttcacgtgaaacgggacgaggaggtcagaatctgaccaggcacatcggcgcgccgcgcggggaaggggcgcgccgcgccaccctctgtgcagggatttctggtcagttttcaaagtatgcacgaaccaaaacacaaacaatcacattttatgatccgcaaacaattagaacatgtattttatatcatcggaaagctatttcgacaaggaatacaactaaccacatatcatcaatcaaaaacatcatttacaataaacgaaaactcgtcaattgatcgagaaaggtttattttcaagattcaagttcgtaaaacgtattttatgattcgggaatccaatttacacatacgatatgccgttttgaaggtaatgaagcatacattactactagacactaacaattaacattccatgacatttaagcatccaaaagttcatgtcaagaactatcaaaccctagtcaaacatcacaaaatcattaatcgggtttttgaagtttccttaatcaacctacacatccaaatgtggctaatgatactagtaacacaattaaaacatgcactttaacaatctaacaacattaactcatccaaaatcaaggattaagcatccacttttcatttccaagctagttacaccaaaacatcaagatcgagcatacaaatcatataatcatgctagacacgagccatagacattaactaacaacatttcaagtcaaaaacacgaatttaaagaaatctagagttttagaaatgttacccaaaatcggtgtagttagtatcaaatcgtagaggatgaagagaggatcacgaaaatgtaatttgttttgttgtaagcctcctagatcgaatttagatgatgatttagtgaagttgggagaaatggggttcttgagctagagagaaaagggagagagatggagggattgaatggatgagaatggtgggttgactagttgacctagtcaactagtttgcccacttgacaacttcggtccctcaagtttcaaagcgggtgcgggaattaaccaacgaaatattttaaaaacgctcgagtaaccgagtgatgttataattaaatagcggaaatataatgaacgttactcacggaaactattactttaaatacgaaagattatgtttttaaaaaaaaagacggtgttaaaattaaatttaacggaaaaacgcgggatgttacattatccacacctcaaaagaaatttcgtcccgaaatttagttggaagtagtagttgttgaatcttactcgagaccttgcgttgtaaattctacgaataagtgaaggtacgtccttgagtatttccacgaattttgacggtcgggatcatatgttgttttaaggtttggcttccatgattcatggtttcaaccggtcctcctaggaagtgagggttatcgtcgatagtgagttcatcaaaggagataacaagttctcgtttcgcaaaacacgtctttgagttgatacattgaatgtaggataaacggagacccaaaatgagtcggaaaagtctaaacggctagctacgggtccaaaacaccccaagaatttaaaggatcaaaatatcgtggatttagcttcctacgttttcccgaaacggattgcacccttccaaggtgcgactcttaacgtgacgcggtttcccacgtggaatttgaaatgtttacgtctaacatcggcgcagctcttggtgattacgagtcgcgtagggttttgcctgaatatgaataaattttctcggttgctcatgaataacctcggccccggtgaattgatcatcgtttacttggttcgacaaaggagagtgacgtttccggtcacacgtggtttcaaaaggagtgacgttaaaaactcgaatgaaaatcattgtagtacgaggattcggttaaaggaaaatatttttctcaagtaaatttgaagttggtaatacaaattcgtattatggtttccaaggtttaaatcgcatgtttgttcggtccgtcgggttgtggatggtacgcggtactcatgtctaaacgcggtcccgaggcttcttgtaaaactagaagtgaaacgagtatttcgatacgggataattaacaaagatacaccgtgttggaatagaatctcttaagatatgtttgaacgagtcagttagggttcgaaaaaaaaaatgttcgttaggactattcaccctcgtggcgaatacttatgtaatatgaggagtttctctatccatggagaaatgttacaaggagtttctttaaacggaaatgcgaacggtaaagatagtagtgaaatgaggacttagaataggatgagtttacatctcgaggttgccataacgtgcctctagttgtcaaaagtcgaagtctgaaagagaaacgagatcgtacacgtagttgtttagttcggggttgaataatagttggccgattattagaaacacaatgacattaagtcaaagaagagtgaagtatcattggatcgtgtgttatcttaagttccagtaatatcagacggtaacggtgaaataacagagatatgtagcgtggtatgtgatgacgagaaaattgatcggatccacaatttagtattagaattcttcgcgcaaaataacgaatttcagttacactgattttgagtcgagagagcatgccttccggcgttcatgtagaaatattttcataattgagttccatctggtgctatacgatttttaactagaaatattggtgtgaagtatcacgctcaaggttcggacatggggggggtttaaatttttccctcagtgagttaacgaggttaaaagtcgtgtaacacgagaaaaggcagaaatgaatcttcggtaataaccggcgagatctaagattttacgaatacaagtctgagtcgggggagtttcctgattacatgtggcttgatttcgagattgattgaaatgcctagaccattcacatcatggtttagaaaattgtacttcgttcaacagaaattctcactcggagaatttggtatagagttgctcttttctcaaaagttcgagcgtaagatggtgatgttgttcgttttccttctttacttgaataactcaagatgtcatctataaatacgataaccgatttgtctagataagttcgcatacgtggtttaggaggttcatgaatacggacagagtcctaaataaatcgaatggtactaagaaagatttacaacttaacgttgcgagttcggaaagtggcttaggagacatcgtctcacttaacccccaattgatgataaccggaacggaggtcgatttggaacatacgggattcgtgcaaataatcatgaggtcatgggtgcgagggagagggtatcggtttccaaccgaaaattactcagttcacaataatctatacaagatgatggggaaacattttttttttttttttttttttttttttttttttttttttttttacgaatagattccgagctccctagttctataggtgtcaagtcaaaagtcttaacgtatttcctccaataaaatttataggcacacaatatttttccgtcggtcacttaaatcgtctaagtagtatctgggggaaagaggtggaatataaagagcatgagtcaaatccttggttataaaacgtctagcggtaatcgaatcgaacaagtatgaaatatacggtttgttgtgaagaaacgtacccgttactagtccatcgtcgttccgggcatccttggtgtcgatgtcgaaggttcaacggcgtgcgttggggttgattttcttatttgggcacacattcctaaaatgacccagttggccacattcgaagcaagcatccgttctgtgtgcgttgggcatctttcgagcgacgggtccttggcgccggtggcgaaacctgccacatccttcaaagtgatgcttgtggcattcgtcacaaaaaggcagctttccggcatagcctttcttgtcgttggaggtaaaaggcttcttggcggggttgttgttattgttgtggttgcttgattgagaggcttcccatgttcttttgttgttactcgggtggttctcgaccattggtgccggtgcttccatttcattcaccgtttctaaggcttggcgggccattgttaaagcctcttgtaggttagtgggttgagatgtcattaccttgtgttgaatgctcttagggaggccatccatgtaaagttcgattcttagggattcgggagtcatgagaattggacacatcgagactagttcggtaaaccgttgattataagctccgaggtcattcccgaccgttcttaaattccttagcccttgctcgagccttcgagtctcatcgcgcgggaagtattcggtgatcattctttctcttaattcggtccaagagagtgtaagggcttcatcgatacccactgattgtacatacgtgttccaccatgagagagcgataccggtgaaagtgagggtggaaaacttgaccttatcttggtctcgacaaccgcttgtgttaaaaatggtctccatttgttcaaaccatcgggtgagagtaaccggtcctccggttccatcgaaagtgggaggattgtacttcatgaagttcttgtaggagcaaccttcgattgaattaccggctccatgattgttgttgttagaaaagtgatcggccacggccgtacccacggcggtggttatcattcgttgaagagcttgttctagggtttcgagaggagtattgtgttgaccttggtgagccattgttccttcatgagacaagaatatcgttggttagtattttcaacaatactaaccgtggcatggaataagaatatcgttgactcgccttaaattctctatgtcataatgtcggaacgtccatgtgaatcaccgtaatataatcccggaaattatattaccctgattctcatgtgcatttaacattacttcataaagtcaaggtggcgcaccaacaaaatttatcaacgtaagatcaagatcgaatacgagttagatatgatagaagagttcgagtataaatgcacaattagtcaaataattcctacttcagtctatatgccggttgtagtctagattcacctatgtaccctatgactcggggtgaacacaaatgaactctaaatccctacaaccaaggctctgataccaactgtagcgaccccgacaaatcgtcaagtgacggcgtcggctacgtgggtcccattacctgattataagtctttaagataacgtttgaccaaaatatgtcgccttcatttcaaaataaagattgtttcaaagtttacaaggattgttcaaccaaaagttaagttacaacgttataagtacgattgaaatctaggcgacacggtttaaagtaaagtcaaaagacgctccatgaaatgcatgtatactcgacatcggatgcaagtatcaaatagtaagcggaagcatgtttcacatatcgtgcatgacctgagaaaaacatagaaatctgtcaacgaaaacgttggtgaaatcataggtttaagtaagtaagtacaagtgaaccacaagatttgcatcaatgaaataatagtaatacattccaaaagtttgtttcacgagcacccaattatcaaagcttaacattccttccattgtataccccatcacttagtgctagaacaaacactgattctcgaaaatatatttcatccgtagacggtagcgaaccgtcaaggatgagggctgtcaaacccatatggccatataacataagttctcgcttacacccggcaagtgtaactaatgataatcgaattgaggattttgttctaaactcgtatgtagaatgtttgttttcccgttcttgtgttcacttagttcaaaagaatcgtttatgttttctcatcccaatataagttcaaaaagagtaaaagtgggactatgatctcacctcgagtgcacgagtataaaagtacttcaacaagtaaacgtgtgcatgaaagttgcttagccttgacctaaacaagtaagttatatcaattaaccggttacgacacaaggtcgggtgaa is from Rutidosis leptorrhynchoides isolate AG116_Rl617_1_P2 chromosome 10, CSIRO_AGI_Rlap_v1, whole genome shotgun sequence and encodes:
- the LOC139870679 gene encoding uncharacterized protein, producing MAGFFLPPSESTQLLNDNDIIWSVMQVQLIATMVRFTGEGISRCGMGQLLMGCKVIGLNGFSDPVLIGSRDLESHGWKVEELELFTQFNKRSLELFVFTVLHYLVSDSEMVEHNFRGGFGRGGNHRFAGRGGHIDPYAEIERLQRRIAELEFNRDHDFDESDSDQLSDTTDTNPFAPRGPRWEHKDDPLRGLGMKLEIPEFTGSMHPDDFLDWISTVERIFDLKDIPDNLKVKLVAIKLRKHASLWWEHVKKDRAAARKSKVNTWEKMKKLLQRKFLPVTFRQEAFVDYQNFQQRSLGMEETIQEFEKLRMRCGAKEEEEKVIARFLNIIKPEVSDVVSLQQYNSFSEVCRLALQVEKQQKKAKSKQQFSRSQPVTPAKFVQPTEKGKNEQRTSTNQGNSSRVPKCYKCGGTGHYLRDCPNSRTVTIKEEDYGPIYDSEHDAEQGVYLTDDNDEIVYADEGEALVIHRALNATVDSTDDNSWLRNNIFRTKVTSNGKVCSMIIDGGSCENVVSIEMVEKLGLKTEDHPEPYKLTWLKRGNHVKVNKRCLVNFSIGKKYSDEVWCEVIPMDVCHLLLGRPWQFDRKTRHDGFRNTYSFIKDGVSITLAPLDTRKKSSVDPNMFLSRAEIRQEAKTTNLMYALVMAEGNQEEFEELQRQVGELLEKGLIRESMSPCAVPALLVPKHDGTFRMCIDSRAFNKITIKYQFPIPQFDDLLDQLHGATVFSKIDLRSGYHQIRMRPGDEWKTAFKTRDGLYEWMVMPFRLSNAPSTFMRLMNRVFKAFIGRFVVVYFDDILVYSPDVTQHLKHLREVFQVLRQQRLFANGKNVIFLLTKVTFLGYIVSGQGIKMDESKVKAITSWPLPTSIHEVRSFHGLASFYRRFIKNFSTVIALVTECMKGGRFTWTNDATVAFENLKKLVTRAPILALPNFNEVFQVECDASGVGIGGIL